The DNA sequence GCCAATTGCCACTGAAAAATATGTTGATAGCCATGGGTCGCAACAGCGACAGTGGGGAGGACAAGGCCACGCACGCCATCAACACATTCTGGAGAAGCTCTTGTGTATTCATTTTTGGTGCCTCAAACTGAAGAGGGCTTAtgttattcccccctcccccagtgattTTGGATGAAGATGTGTCTCAAATTCTCCACAAATAATAAGCAACGTACtgacaagtttttttttctccccatcagGATCACGTTCAGAGCCAGCTAGACAAtctgaggaagcagagagaaaagACGGTAGTGTCAAAATGGAGGGGCAAACAGGAAAGCCAAAGCCTGCTGGTAGGCGTCATCCTTGCTCTAAAGTAGTGTTCAGTCTCTCGTttaacccatctctgcccagcccacaggtgtacacgtttgatccctgttgtgtgtatgcaacattaggtagaaatggcttaagtacaaGGAGTCTCTAAGGTGCATATCACTCCCAGGTGGAAATCTGGTCTTTGTTCTGCCAGATCTACCTGCATGGTTTTCTAACTCATCATAATGGCATTTGAGGCTATCCAAAACTTGGGTTGGAGAAAAGCAAAGAGAAAACCATTTTCAGCACAGCTCAGGGCTGGCCTATGCTCAATAGCACTTCCAAAACGCAGGTTGTGGGTTATGGCCTCAAGATGCAGGCCTGATTCTGGACCATACTTGGATTAGAGGCTGCCTGGGACCTTTGCTGGACTGTTTTTAGTATCAAAATTTTCTCTCCAACCTTCCCCCCTTTATAATAAAATAATTGTTGCAAAtaatttagagcagtgatttccaaactcctgcaggggagttgggaaccagataAGTATTTGGATGGCTGGGGAGGAAAACGGGGAGGAGGGCAGTAATGATGCCTCAGAGATTGCTACTaacaaggggcttatttcttatcTTGGGGAcaaagctggcctcctgcaggctcctggaggcttacagccccctctgatgtcctcTCTGGCTTCTGTAAAGAGTTCTTATTGCCACTCAGCAGCCATTTCCAGTGATtggagataaggattgtttacagaaggaGGACTGTTTCCCAttagggggaatgccctgcttctgttcctggcctggtgggtggcagcccaccagtttgggagccactgatttaGACATTATGGAGACTTTTTCTGGGCATCTGAGAATTTTCTAGAAGCTCCTTACTGAACGTAGCCAGTAGCTTTCTTGAAGTTTCAAAAGCTACACGTTTTGTCCTGTTGCCatgaaaacctctctctctctctcacacactcactcacacacacacacacacacacacacacacacacacagggtacaATTAACCAAGAAGTTCTTACACCCCATTCAACATGGGGAATTGGGAAAGAGTTCTGTTGCGTCCTTGCATAGCTCCTGCTCGCTTCAGTGGAACTTCACAGGAGACCTTTGGTGCAGACTGTGGCTGATATCTCAAATAGATCCTTTCACTCCAATACCAATTTCTTAATCTGCCTTTATCCCTCTTCCTGTCTATTCATTGCAGAAGCAGACAAAGACTGAAAGGCAGAAGCTGATGACTGAATTTAAGAACATGCGCCTGCTGTTGGAGGAAAAGGAGTATGTCTTGCTCGCAAGcctggatgaactggacaaaaGGATTATGAAGAGGAGGGATGAGCAGGACGCCAGGCTCTCTGAGGAGTGTTCTTCTCTCGATAAACTCGTccaggagatggaggagaagtGCCAACAACCAGCATGGGAATTTCTCCAGGTGAGACAGTTTCTCCTCAATTCTTAGCCTAAACGTCTGTTTTTGGTAGTCAGCCATTCTGGGTAGCCGCCTAAACAGGAAATGAGTAGCCATTTCCCCTCCACGTGTTGAGACAAGAATTCTGGAAAGCAGGCCTGCCTGAGAGGATGACCCATCCAAGGCTTCTCAGTGAGATCCATTGCTGAGCAAGGTTCTACCTGCAATGAGCTAATGCTCCATCTGCTACACGATAGTCTCTCTCCTAACCATAGTCTCTGGTGGTACTACTTGCATGGATAGAATATGTGCAAGGGGGtctcatccaggcactgaccaagcTGAGCACCTGCTTAGCTAGCTAGATTTTGCCAACCTGTTCAGTCAGTTGACCACGTTGGGTAGCAAGCAGAAAGTGAGCCATGAACTCATCATGACTCCAACAATTGTGTGATTTAAGTGTAGTGAGAAGCAGACTTGCTACAATGCTGGGTGCAGTTcatgaatgttttttttccctctcttctCTTTCTAGGACATTAAAACCCTCTTACAGAGGTAAGTGACTATATCTTCATGACTTTAATCTTATTTAACTGTCTTCTGGGCTGTTGTCTAGCATAGAGCTCAAaaacctgggaattctgtgatgACGTCATCGCCGAACGCCCAGAGTTCGCATTGCAATAAGTCATGATGCAACGCAGCTGCAGAAGGGGTCAACACTCCAGCTTGGATCCTTACAGGGAATgctccttctgagtaaatatagtATCAAGCTGCACACTACTGCGCTGTTATTGGTCTCAATCCTCTTCTTCCCCACTACAGGCTTAAATCAAACCAAGTAACCAGGATagatatatttaatattttggATTTACACTGGCCACAATTTTTAAGCTATGCTCATTAGATTAGGAACACTTGAAGGTGCCTTACACTACTTTAGTGCCATTGGTCCAGCTAGCCCAGCTCCCCAGAGTTGTTAGGAATATCCTCCTTTTTTCCAACCCATGTGCAGTCTCGCCGAACTCCATCTTGGTCACTGGCCGGTATTTCTGAGAGCCAGGCAGGACTTTGCTCTGCAAGAGGTAAGGTCCGGCTGAACTCTTGGAAGAGATCATACTAATTGGGAAGATAGATTGTAGCCAGTGGGATATCTGTATGTCTCCTTTCCTCTAAAGTCTTGCAAATTTGGGTGCTCCACTCTGATGAAATTTCTGCAAGCACAAGTCCTGCTGCATAAtacattatgggtgcaatcctatccccttatatcagtgctttccagcactgacataagggcaatgcagctctgaggtaaggggaaaagcattcccttactttgaggaggcctcggtgagtgacacccaactgtaggatgcagcacatgctccattggcaccgctatgccagtgctggaaagcactgacataataggattgcgccctaagtttcagAACTGCCCAGTGGCCAAGCCAGCTGGGCAATCCAATGACTGCCTCCTGAGTGTAGCACATACCCTGCCATGTCTCTTGTCCTTAAGGAACATCTCTGATTGGTTAGCAATCAAGCCTTTGTGTACTCTTGGAAGGACACACTCAAACTCAATCAGGTCCAGGAAACTTGGGCTGCACACCCAAAGAGAAGCTCCAAACGCCTTTGTCCACCCAGAAATGCTGTTGTTTTCTTAGTGCAAAGTCCTGGAACTTGCCCTGCTCTGCAAGCAGAACTTTGTCTCCATCTCCTGAAGGTGTCCGCACTGACCATTTTTGTCTTCCATTCCTAGGAAAGAGTCCATGCTGCTGAACATTTTCTTCATCAGGAAACTGGAAATAGCCTTTTTTTATGCTACAGGGCTATTCTGAAAGCCGCAGTGGCCACAGACAGATGTGCATgtcctctgcgggcttcagaaagccctccagaggtgaccagatcACAGCTCTGTTCTGTGTTTTAGATCTAAGTTTTAGATACATTAAAGGTTTTACTTTTCAGCTTCAGAGGGCTTAAAGGGACCAAAACTGTGAATtcccttatccacagttttctgtatctgcgAGGGGTCTGAGAACGTATCGCTTATAGATACCACTGCAAAAGTCCCACCTGTATTGCTAACTTCCCCAATTTGGTTTGATTTGAGTTGGTATGTGTGTGCATAACATGTGTAGAAAAACACTcgtgaatgagcagtgttggcaacacacTGGACTTTCTCAGCTTGCAATGATTGAGCTTTTCCTATTTCCTTCATTTTCCCCATTTGTCTCCTTTTAAAGTACACTTAAGTGTGCGATCAGTAAAGGAAGAGAACTCCTCTCTTGCACTCTGAACTCAGTGCCTTTGCAGAAAGGCCTGTGGCCAAACGAGACAGGACTTTTGGTGGATTTGCTGTCTCCATCTGTTGAAGCCAGAACAGTAGCCAAGCTAGACCACCTGTTTGGATTGGCATCTTGCATCTGGGTCcaactgacttagggcccaatcctatccaactttccagctccagtgcagccgcaatgccgccctgagataagggaacaaatgttcccataccttgaggaggcctctgtgtctgcctccccaccacaggatgcattgcatgccccattggcacggctgcaccggcactggaaaattggataggattgggcccttagtcctcccAGTTTGGCAGAGGGCAGGTAGGGATGCCCAGATGGATATAAACTATCCAATTAGACAAGCCAGTGACATTGACCCAAGAtttcttaaaccatttttgcccaatgatgcatatatgcaacaaggatcaaatgtgtatacctgtgggctgggcaaaaatgggttaagctcgTACAAAAGGATGCTCATGTGTGTTCCAGCTTAACTTCCACAGAGGTCACATCTGTGTGTGGCTAAATTCTTGCCTGGCTTCTGGGAGTCAGAGAGTTTGATGGGCTCTTCCAGCTGTACTTATAGTAAgaaaagtgaggaaaaagtgagTTTTAGATACATTAAAGGTTTTACTTTTCAGTTTGCTTGTAATTGTCTGCTTACTGTGTTAGTActtgcattgaggctgcaatcctatgcgcacttacctGAGTCGACCTCATTGAACGTGGtgagactgatttctgagtaaacatgcatggaatttttatttactgaatttttatCCGACTTTTCTTCCCAAAAGGGGACCCAAAGCAACTTACAGAAAAGCATCAAAACaccaaaaatataaataaatataataataattaaaacaattacaataTATCCTTAAAACTAATACAATAAAACACAACAGCGAGACACCTTTATAGGAAAGGGCAGAACCTGTAAAAGTCCACATGTCCTTGTTTAAAAAGACTGAGAATTCAGGAGGCTTGTCTAATAAtacaaataataatacaggtatttatataccacctttcttggtcgtcagatttctcctcagactttactcaaggcggtttacataggcaggctatttaaatccccgtagggatttttacagctgaaagaaggttctatctttcaagaaccacaacatttcagatgtttctttctgatctggtcacacattctggcctccatcctcccacactcagagcaaatggaataactcggctcagcttgtcagctgcttcaaggtcgcacggtgccggtgaccttgaactggcgacctgtggatgttatcttcagacaaatggaggctctaccctctacccTCTCTACCCGTTGTCTAGAAAGAAAACATCTTTGGGCCCTGCTGGAAAGCCACTAAGGGAGGAGCAGTTTGTTGATTGAGAGAGAGTTCTATAAggttggtgccactgctgagaaggccctgtttcttgccgctgtccccccacctccattgtGATAGGGCCTTCTTCAATAAAACTGAGGGGATGAGCCTGAATTGTCGGATAAATTGCTTCATTACTACAGAGCTTTAATTTtgaaccttttttccccccattattctACTCTGTAAATTCTAATCCAGGCATGCTCAGTGATTTGGACAGCTTGCATTTTATGAGCTCGAATTTCAAAACTTCTAGGTCTGAGCTGTTCGAGAGCCAAGTTGTACTTCCAGCTAGCAAAACTGAAACTGCTTTCCCTTTTACTCTTTTCCAGCATCTCTGAATGTAGGAACTGTGTGGGTACAACCAAGGATACGGTTGCCTCTGCACAAACAAATCAAGTCATTAATAAAGCTGAGTAACAatgcatcctctctctctctctctctctctctctctctctctcagatatgAGGCAGGGATGTTGCCGAAGTCTGTTGCATCTCCTTCCGAACTGAAACAACAGATCAAAGAGTTCTCTGACATGAATCCTGTTCTGCAATGTATCATGAAACAATTTAAAGGTAAGAGCCCATTTTCCCAGGGATCTGATACTGAAAATTACCCCTGTCCCTTAGTACAGGTTATTGTATCTCTGTTTTAACTGAAGAAAATGTCCTTTTGAACCTTCAGAAAGGCAAGGGTTATCACTTGATGGtacagcagctgctttgcatgcagaacaaaACCTCCAAGGTTCAATTCCTGGTAATTCCAGTTAAAGGAACAAGTAgcaattgatggggggggggagggaaaccctCTGCTATGGAGCTGCTGCAGTCAGAATAGGCTGTGTTGCACTGgttggactaatggtctgattcaTTTTAAGGCAACAATATGTTCAGGAAGAGAGAATAATATAGTGTTAGACCAGCCGTGTGTTTATGAAATCAGCCAGCCAGGTGTTCCTTGGAAGTTCAAACACAGCATGTGTTGGACCAAGAAAGCACCCTACAAATAATAATGGATAAGGTTGCAATTCTCCTGTTCatatttgcctgggagtaagagtCACTGAGTGCAGCAGGACTGATTGGCATAAACATCCTCAGCTTTGGGCAATGCagatattaacccatttctgcccagcccacaggtgtacacctttgatccctgttgcgtatatgcaatgttgggcagaaaaggctgaaATTGCAGCGTCTCCAGGTAACAGAAGGATAGTGATGATCACAGGACTGTCGAAATCAAGGCACAGCATGACATACAGGATCAGGTCTTGCAATATATGACTGTAATTCACACAATGCACATGAGCATCCTTTCATGGTCTTGATGACCACAAAGAAGAGTGAAATATTCTCCAGTCATGGATCATTTATAGGAAGGTGCCTTCTGCTGACATTTCAGACTGAAGTCTTTCTCAGatctacctggaggtgccagagaCTGAACTCCCTGACAAGATGATTTTATTGCACTTATTCAGTAGATTTGTAAAGAAGCAAGCTTGCAGTCCCTTCTGTGACCTTACCTGTGACAGCATAATGTTATTGTGTGTTATGTTTATTTAGTAATTTGCATCCCATTTTTCTGAATTACTGATAATTTTGTAATACAgaataatacacacacacacacacacaaaattccagATTGCTGTAGCAGCAAAGttacccccccccaatttcttgaCATTTACAGTTACCAGCCTTCTCTTTCACTAGTCTCCCCAGTCTGTCCCCCAATTACCCCAAGTTCCATGATTGACACTTGATTGGTTAAACATCAATATTTAAGGAGAAATggaagcggggaggggggagaacaagGTTTGGAGCccagtcccatgcatgtctactcagaagtaaatcccattacagtcaataagtcttactctcaggaaagtgtgaataggattgcaaccttggatgcTGAAAGTATAATAATCCCTTGTTTGCACTTTTAGCCACAATGTGATTTAGAAAcagatttagagcacaatcctgtgcatattcagtggggctttttctCGGGAAAGTttctgtaggattgcagccttaggaattCTCTCTGTGTGTTCTGGAATCTGTCAATGACCCTTGCTTGTGAAATTCAACTTTCTCCTTAGCAGCACAGGCCATTACGCCTGTCATTCATTGCTGACCCACTAGGGGTCAGCAAGTCCAGTAACCCACTACATCCACTGCTGACTTTCTAGTTCAGGAGGGCTAACTTTATAGCAATGAATAAACTTCTCAGGACTccgactgtttggctgggggaaTAGCCCACTTTGTGACCAGAGTCCTCAAAGCAGCTCTCGACTCTCATAATATACAATGGATTATATTGGAAATTATGCACTTCTAACATAATTCCTCCAGTGGGAACAGTCACCAGCTGTAAATTTTGCCTGCCGCCGCTCCTTCCCCTTAAAGCTGTTGGTCAAAATGcccctgaggtgggggaggggacaatCCTGTTGGAggctaatgttttttttttatctttgctCACTTTCCACAGATTCTCTCCATACTGAACATCTACTCTGCAAAGGTAGGTTTGGGGGAAGTGGGTTATTTCCCAGGGTGGAGACAGGGCTGGTTGGCACTCCCAGATGGATTGCCTTTAATTTTCATATTGcatatggaactcactgccacaagatattTGAACCCAGGCCTCCTTGTCTTAGTCCAACCCTCTTCTATAAGCACTCCAACACTGGTTAGTAGAAACCAGCAGTGTTGCTATATCATGTAAACAGCCCTGGCATGGACAGAAAGAGATGCCAGGGCCTTCCTTTCCACTAACTCTTGCGTGTTCCACACCTGGTTAGCCATTAAAAGGAGAGGAGCCTTCAGTTCTCcttttttcattgcactctgaACCAAACAACCGAAATAACCTAAAGACTGGTGATGAGCTCTTTTCTACAACCTGAGGTAGGAAGTCCATAGGATGTTGTTGCCCCCCCTTAACTAACATGGGGGCATAGCCAACATAGAAGTTCATTTGCATAGGCTTAAAAAGCCCCTGTTGTACACCTATGTTGTACACTCCATGGGTGTACAACAGGGTTTTTTTAATGGTACAGGGGgaccctcccctcacctccagagggtcctctaagCCCAGTAGAGGCCGTGGACATCCGATTGCAGCTTCTGCCAGGATCAGAATGAGcccaacagtttttaaaaaaataaatggcagTTCCCATTTCtctgtgaaatcagaagtgacatttttaatgccttataaggcattgggaaacctgggcctcctaatgccttataagacccCCGCAGATACTGGGCCGTGCCTGTATTTACAAACTGAGGCTCAAACTGGACATAATGACAGATGTGCGTAACCATCTCTTTAAACATTTTGCAAATAGCAGCCAAAGGAATCGGAAGGACTGGCCATAGcatggggggaggaaggatgTTTTGCTGATTGAAAATGGCTTCCCCGTCCCATCGACCGTTTGCCCAGTAGAACAAAGCACAGGTGTGCAGGTATATTTTTTCCAAATTAAGACAGAGGATAGTTTTCAGTAAGATAAGGCATGGGGGGAAGGTTAGATCTTTCCCCATGTAGCAGTCCTGATCTGGATTCTCACTGCCCCACTGCTTTTTGCATAAAGGAGGTCAGAGCGAAAAAAATGCATTCAAAATCTTCATTATTGCACCTAGGTCTACCCTGAATCATTCACATGTTGCTACAGTTCTTTTTAAAAACGATTTAACAATCATGATGAGACCATCAAGagcaggtgtgtccaaagtttttggcaggagggccacatcatctctctgacactgtgtcaggggccgggggggggggggaagaattaatttacatttaaaatttgaataaatgtacataagtttacataaatgaatatattaaagatgaacttatatgaatgaatgaaggtcttgcaatagctcaaggcctataaaaggccttgcacaaagcaaggctggcctttcctttgctgctgctactgcatcacagatgtgaaacagcaagcagtgaaggaagccctcatcccacagctcacgcgagaggtcaaacagtcgccctcacactgagagcagttgcattgagccagtgtgggctccaacaaatctccggagggccagaggctcattggagactgggggctccctgagggctgcattgagaggcctcgagggccgcatgtggccccagggccggggtttaggcacccctgatcAAGAGTGACCATCACACATGTTCTGGAACCTCTCCGtaacccttttctttttcttcccctggCAGAAAATGTGACCCTGGATCTAGGAACAGCTCACCCTGGACTGAGCCTATCCAAAGATCAGAGGAGTGTGAGACTTGGGACCACACAGCAGGATCTGCCCAGCACCCCAGAGCGATTTGATACTTGTTTCTGTGTCCTGGGCCAAAGTGGTTTCAGTTCAGGAAGTCACTGGTGGGAGGTGGAGGTGGACGAAAGGGGAGTCTGGGCTGTAGGGATTGCAAGGATATCTGTTGAAAGGAAGGGCCAGGTAGGCTTCCACCCTGAGGAGGGAATTTGGGCTGTGGGGCAGTTCCTGGGCGGACACTACTTGGCCCTTACCTCTCCAAAGCATCTTCTACTGTTAAATAAGAAGCTCAGGAAGATCCGGGTATCTCTAGACTATGAAATGGGACAAGTTACATTTCTTGATGCTGACACAGAGGCCCGCATCTTTACTTTCACACAGGCCTTATTTAACGGGGAGAGAGTCCTACCCTGGTTCTGGGTAGGAGGACTAGCATCTCAGCTTAGGCTGTCCCTCTGAGATGGTGGGAGCAGTAGCAGTGGCGTACAAAGACCATTAGGTAtccagggcccataaaattttgtcacccccatacaaaaaaatttaataataataataaaatcataaGATTGTTGTAAGCATattgttgtaagtcaccttgagggcccttaagtggggtataaattgcttaaataaatataataattattTGGTATTGCATTTGCCATTTCTCAACATATCAGAGCATCCCCAAATACATTCCTCCCCCACACATAAATACGAGCAACTTCCACATTAGCAGCCCCCAACAGaattcccctccccacaaaaataGAACCCTCAGGATTAGCAGCCCCCAGCAGATTTCTCCCTCCACTCACAGCTGCACTCTGCGCATGCTCAGAGATAACTCCAGAGTCTGATCAGAGCAGCTCTTCCCCTTTGGCTGAGCGAATAATGCTGTTGGTGCCAGTCAGGGTCGCCATCCGTATTGTCTCACATCCTCCCTTACTAGCGCAGTCACTCGCTAGCTGGTTGGCTAGCTGGCTCCCcccctctggatcagggccaCCACTGGCTGAGTGAGTGCCCAATCCCACATgtgtcagaagtaagccccataatagtcaaaggggcttactcccaagaaagtgagactaggattgcagcctcattcgcctgcccacctgcccttgctgcttcctagcctcccccccacccatgttGCTCTTTGCTCCGCCTATCTCTAGACTGCTGGCTGgcttgcctgccctccctccctctcagaggCAGCCTCCACTCCCCCATCTTTTGCTCGCTCGCCCGCCCACCTGTCACCCTCCCGGCCTTTGTCCTTCCACCCACCTAGAGGCTGCTTCcaacccccctccctgggctgTTTCCCCTCACCCATTCTGTAGCTTGCAGTGGGCacatgctgccaccactgccagaaGAACTGACCCTGTGGTGTGGCCTCCACGTGGCTCCACCTCTGCccattcagccccccccccactggaaagaggatgggcactgctgctgtgcccgAGAGCTCGACTGCAGTGGCTCTTTGAGCTGTGCAGTTGCAGCAGGTGCCCACGGTGACACAGTCACCATATTGGGGGGGCTGAGGggcagcatgtcacccccccattgTGGCACCCGAGGCTGGTGGTCCCCTCAGCCCTGCCATCGATACACTAGTGAGCAGTAGCcaatcccatagtggtcagtgatCTCTAAAGTGGAGACCACTACGCACTAGGAATACCTTCCCCAGCACAACCAGCACTTACCGTTTGCCACAGAAGCCATTCCTCTGTGAGTGGAGCTTCCCATTCTGGTGGGCCATGGCTCTCCATGCCCCCCGATTGGGACAatgtgatgctctgggcagtcacatgtaTGGGTCAATGCCCCACCAGGCATTGCCCCTTGATTTCCGGGCAGACACGACTGCCTAGAGTGTTGCGTTGTCCCAATAAGGGGACATGGAGAGTCACGGCCCGCCAGAATGGTAAGTTCCACTCATGGAGGGATGGCTTCTCCTGAACCCCAGATTCGGCCTGTAGATTCGGCCTGCAAACTTAGGggagtttggggtgctcagagttcttggttctcgaaccctaaagccctcaaggcctgtctgttcagtagtactgccaccaccctgtacatgccagtgtctcagtccagagacactgagaccctctaggcttaattctatcccttgcaggcactgagctctttctccaattagagcTTCAGTCCTCCAGTTATGAGACCTCAATGAGCACCTGGTaccttgctgaacggctaggcaggattctgaacctttgcccccaacagacaatgaaacaacttagtaaaagagattttaacttattaagtacataaggttacataaggcagcaaatgctagaggcataaacatctaggaaacatatcagcaataaaataataaagctagctagctatctctattaatacctatctctcacctgggtcagttactcttgtagctCTTTTAGCTCCAgagctacctatgaggccaggtgcccatgtttgacaatggagctccaagcgtgtccaggatgttgcacccaaaaactctgtccaagcaggaaccggacacaccccttgggcactcattattatacttctcatgctaatagtactgaggtgacttcatacttatttagattgtccaatcagaaacttttgaggatggaaccttcttaaagttagcctggttgctagccttcctagttcttacccctcccaactggagatccatagctgcactccatcacacttgatcaggcgcctctccatctactaaggtgttaaacattccaatgggttgtaattcttgttatctgtcctgtctggccagcaaaggagagacaacaatctttttgtttatttactcacattcttgcagctaggaccTGCTAGCCACttacttagtttggttcaggcttcacatgctaccctaggcctaacatgtacatattcatgacagccgGGGTTTGAAGGGAGCTGCTCTAGGTAGTGGCATCCCACATTCTGATGGTGCAGAACCTAGCCAACATGTCCCTTCTAGAAGCTTCAGGTCCTATAATTAGGATTGCCAAGAGGGCAAAATAAGGCAACTTCCTCAGTGCCAGATCTTTCTAGACTCTTTCTAGACTCTAGAATCTAGA is a window from the Tiliqua scincoides isolate rTilSci1 chromosome 2, rTilSci1.hap2, whole genome shotgun sequence genome containing:
- the LOC136639954 gene encoding zinc finger protein RFP-like, producing MAVAGSALQGLREEASCPICLDYFKEPVMLISCGHNFCQGCLAGYCQDWEAAGCCCPQCREPFLQQHLRPNGQLASLVDVARRLSLETRGGTGRECQKHLEPLKLFCKEDQALICLVCRESRDHRGHTVLPTEEAAQEYKDHVQSQLDNLRKQREKTVVSKWRGKQESQSLLKQTKTERQKLMTEFKNMRLLLEEKEYVLLASLDELDKRIMKRRDEQDARLSEECSSLDKLVQEMEEKCQQPAWEFLQDIKTLLQRYEAGMLPKSVASPSELKQQIKEFSDMNPVLQCIMKQFKDSLHTEHLLCKENVTLDLGTAHPGLSLSKDQRSVRLGTTQQDLPSTPERFDTCFCVLGQSGFSSGSHWWEVEVDERGVWAVGIARISVERKGQVGFHPEEGIWAVGQFLGGHYLALTSPKHLLLLNKKLRKIRVSLDYEMGQVTFLDADTEARIFTFTQALFNGERVLPWFWVGGLASQLRLSL